The following are from one region of the Ruficoccus sp. ZRK36 genome:
- the rplO gene encoding 50S ribosomal protein L15 — protein MKLHSLRNNPGATHRKKRLGNGPGSGLGKTSGRGQKGQKARSGSSIRPGFEGGQIPLYRTLPHRGFNNKNFHKQYAAINVSELEQLEATEIDAAVMKKAGILRRKADLVKVLGHGEITRAITVTADKFSETAKQKIEAAGGKVIETKTAAPKAEEPATEE, from the coding sequence ATGAAACTTCATTCCCTGAGAAACAATCCCGGCGCGACACACCGCAAGAAGCGCCTCGGTAACGGCCCCGGCAGCGGCTTGGGCAAGACTTCCGGCCGTGGACAAAAGGGTCAGAAGGCCCGTTCAGGCTCGAGCATCCGCCCCGGTTTCGAAGGCGGCCAGATCCCGCTCTACCGCACGCTCCCGCACCGCGGCTTTAACAACAAGAACTTCCACAAGCAGTACGCAGCGATCAACGTCAGCGAGCTGGAACAGCTGGAAGCGACTGAGATCGACGCCGCCGTCATGAAGAAGGCCGGTATCCTGCGTCGCAAGGCCGACCTGGTCAAGGTCCTCGGCCACGGTGAAATTACCCGCGCCATTACTGTGACCGCGGATAAGTTCTCCGAGACTGCCAAGCAGAAGATCGAAGCCGCTGGTGGTAAGGTCATCGAGACCAAGACCGCCGCCCCCAAGGCAGAAGAGCCCGCCACGGAGGAATAA
- the secY gene encoding preprotein translocase subunit SecY, with protein MLNAFLNCLKIPELRSRIFFTFGMIFVARVGAAIPLPGLNPEPLQKFFEYQASATGGVLGLYNMFTGGALLNGAVFALGIMPYISASIILQLMAAVVPTLARLQQEGEIGRQKITQYTRYLTIGIALVQGLLLNLALIRYPDRIFQGFDIDRWGAIVMVDPTWFLITSTIFLTAGTILLMWIGEQITQNGIGNGISLLITIGILARFPQAVWQAWELVSAKAGATYRISVPEAVLMIILFVAVVAGIVAVTQAVRKIPVQYAKRMVGRKVFGGQSSFLPLKVNYSGVMPVIFASAILLFPAQILTSLAGVFNSEMLANIASSFSMSGKAYYITEAVLIMGFSYFWVSIMFKPIQIADDLKKNGGYIPGVRPGEPTAKFLDFVMTRLTLAGAIFLTIIALFPNLVMSATNNIPQSVALFFGGTGTLIAVGVMLDTMRQVETYLLQRHYDGFLKKGRRRSRASSRTRHMVDSSELKNLGALWMPLGILFAVGMVCWILRTQAL; from the coding sequence ATGCTCAACGCTTTCCTCAACTGTTTAAAAATTCCGGAGCTTCGGAGCCGGATTTTCTTCACCTTCGGAATGATCTTCGTTGCCCGTGTGGGCGCGGCCATTCCGTTGCCGGGACTGAATCCGGAGCCGCTCCAGAAGTTCTTCGAGTACCAGGCCTCCGCCACAGGCGGGGTTCTGGGCCTCTATAACATGTTCACAGGGGGTGCTCTGCTGAACGGTGCGGTCTTCGCGTTGGGCATTATGCCGTACATCAGCGCCTCGATCATCCTGCAGCTGATGGCTGCAGTGGTGCCGACGCTGGCCCGTCTCCAGCAGGAGGGGGAAATCGGCCGCCAGAAGATCACCCAGTATACCCGCTACCTGACGATTGGTATCGCTCTGGTGCAGGGTCTGCTGCTGAACTTGGCCCTTATCCGCTACCCGGATCGTATCTTCCAGGGCTTCGATATCGACCGCTGGGGTGCGATCGTGATGGTGGATCCGACCTGGTTCCTCATCACCTCGACGATCTTCCTCACCGCTGGTACCATCCTGCTGATGTGGATCGGTGAGCAGATCACCCAGAATGGGATTGGTAACGGGATCTCCCTACTGATCACGATTGGTATTCTGGCTCGTTTCCCGCAGGCTGTCTGGCAGGCATGGGAGCTCGTTAGCGCCAAGGCAGGTGCAACCTACCGCATCAGTGTGCCTGAGGCCGTACTGATGATTATCCTCTTCGTGGCTGTGGTGGCAGGCATTGTGGCAGTCACTCAAGCGGTTCGAAAAATACCCGTCCAGTACGCCAAGCGTATGGTAGGGCGTAAGGTGTTCGGCGGTCAGAGCTCGTTTCTCCCGCTGAAGGTGAACTACTCCGGTGTTATGCCGGTTATCTTCGCCAGCGCCATTCTGCTCTTCCCGGCTCAGATTCTGACCAGCCTGGCAGGTGTGTTTAACAGCGAAATGCTGGCAAACATCGCCAGCTCCTTCAGCATGTCGGGTAAGGCCTACTACATCACCGAGGCGGTCCTGATCATGGGCTTCAGTTACTTCTGGGTCTCGATCATGTTTAAGCCGATTCAGATCGCTGACGACCTGAAGAAGAACGGTGGCTACATCCCGGGCGTTCGCCCCGGCGAGCCCACGGCCAAGTTCCTTGACTTTGTGATGACCCGCCTGACGCTGGCCGGTGCGATCTTCCTGACGATTATCGCCCTGTTCCCGAACCTCGTCATGTCGGCCACCAATAACATCCCGCAGAGTGTCGCCCTGTTTTTCGGGGGTACCGGTACGCTGATCGCCGTCGGTGTCATGCTCGACACGATGCGCCAGGTGGAGACTTATCTTTTGCAGCGTCACTATGACGGTTTCCTGAAAAAGGGCCGCCGCCGCTCGCGTGCCAGCTCGCGCACGCGCCACATGGTTGACTCCTCCGAGCTGAAAAACCTCGGCGCCCTCTGGATGCCGTTAGGGATTCTCTTCGCTGTGGGCATGGTCTGCTGGATCCTGCGTACCCAGGCGCTCTAA
- the rpsQ gene encoding 30S ribosomal protein S17 — protein sequence MSEKSTRNQRKDLIGVVTSRTGDKSIKVTFFYKIAHPLYRKEVKRKTVVHVHDEKNECQLGDKVEIMETRPLSKLKRWRVVKVIEKAPIVGSIG from the coding sequence ATGTCCGAAAAGAGCACACGCAACCAACGTAAAGACCTCATTGGTGTCGTCACCAGCCGCACCGGTGACAAGTCTATCAAGGTCACCTTCTTCTACAAGATCGCCCACCCGCTGTACCGCAAGGAAGTTAAGCGTAAGACGGTCGTCCACGTTCACGACGAAAAGAACGAGTGTCAGCTCGGGGATAAAGTCGAGATCATGGAAACCCGCCCGCTGAGCAAGCTCAAGCGCTGGCGTGTAGTTAAGGTCATCGAAAAGGCTCCCATCGTCGGGAGTATCGGTTAA
- the rpsH gene encoding 30S ribosomal protein S8, which translates to MAVHDTIGDFLTTLRNASAAGKDTCTVRYSKLRAGIAQILLRDGYISDVREVEEIKGQRNLEITLKYVDDAAAIVGIERFSTPGRRLYAKYTDIPRVLGGLGTSILTTSKGILSDRDARREKVGGEVICKVW; encoded by the coding sequence ATGGCAGTTCATGACACCATCGGTGACTTTTTGACTACCCTCCGCAACGCCAGCGCTGCGGGTAAGGATACCTGCACGGTTCGCTACTCGAAGCTGCGTGCCGGCATCGCTCAGATTCTTCTGCGCGACGGCTACATCAGCGACGTGCGCGAGGTCGAAGAAATCAAGGGCCAACGCAACCTGGAAATCACGCTCAAGTACGTTGACGACGCAGCCGCGATCGTTGGCATCGAGCGCTTCAGCACGCCGGGCCGTCGCCTCTACGCCAAGTACACGGATATTCCTCGCGTGTTGGGCGGACTGGGCACATCCATCCTCACTACCTCCAAGGGCATTTTGAGTGACCGCGACGCACGCCGTGAAAAGGTCGGCGGCGAGGTCATTTGCAAGGTCTGGTAA
- the rplF gene encoding 50S ribosomal protein L6, whose protein sequence is MSRIGKLPVAIPDKVKVTVSGSEVAVEGPKGKLTKTFESCISVEVEDGNVIVSPNDDSRHSNAMYGTARSIINGMVAGVQEPYTKKLEIEGVGFKAVLKGNVLDLALGYSHPILYDVPSGITINIDGGTKLTVEGCDKQMVGQVAADIKGFKPVEPYKGKGVRIVGQYVRRKEGKKTA, encoded by the coding sequence ATGAGCAGAATCGGAAAACTCCCGGTTGCCATCCCTGATAAGGTCAAAGTGACCGTCAGCGGATCGGAAGTCGCGGTGGAAGGCCCCAAGGGCAAGCTCACCAAGACCTTTGAAAGCTGCATCTCTGTTGAGGTTGAAGACGGTAACGTTATCGTCTCCCCTAACGATGATAGCCGCCACTCCAACGCTATGTACGGCACCGCCCGTTCCATCATCAACGGTATGGTCGCTGGTGTGCAGGAGCCCTACACCAAGAAGCTTGAAATCGAAGGCGTTGGTTTCAAGGCCGTCCTCAAGGGCAATGTCCTGGACCTGGCGCTTGGTTACTCGCACCCGATCCTTTATGATGTACCGTCCGGTATCACCATCAATATCGACGGCGGCACGAAGCTGACCGTCGAGGGTTGTGACAAGCAGATGGTCGGTCAGGTCGCCGCAGACATCAAGGGCTTCAAGCCCGTCGAGCCCTATAAGGGCAAGGGTGTCCGTATCGTCGGCCAGTACGTCCGCCGCAAGGAAGGTAAGAAAACCGCTTAA
- the rpsN gene encoding 30S ribosomal protein S14, with translation MAKKSSIARNKKREHLVEKYAAKRAELKAILANPDTSDEEFWNAQRKLNKLPRNSSPIRVRNRCSVTGRPRAYIRKYGLSRITFRELASNGHIPGVTKSSW, from the coding sequence ATGGCCAAGAAAAGCTCCATTGCCCGCAATAAGAAGCGCGAGCACCTCGTCGAAAAGTACGCGGCCAAGCGCGCGGAACTCAAGGCGATCCTCGCCAACCCGGATACCTCTGACGAGGAATTCTGGAACGCACAGCGCAAGCTCAACAAGCTCCCGCGCAACTCCTCGCCCATCCGCGTCCGTAACCGCTGCAGCGTCACCGGTCGCCCGCGGGCATACATCCGTAAGTACGGCCTGTCCCGTATCACGTTCCGCGAGCTGGCCTCCAACGGCCACATCCCGGGCGTGACCAAATCCTCCTGGTAA
- the rpsK gene encoding 30S ribosomal protein S11: MSEEEKKQTAPAEEVAQQAAPKADAPAKEAPKSETPAKEAPEGEAAKEGEEEAKSSQPTAQDLLSEGLGEVKIRKAKGSKNIHTGVCHILATFNNTKVTFSDSAGNVVSWSSSGKCNFRGSRKSTAYAAQVVTQDAGRVAMSHGLKEVVVKVKGPGMGRDSAIRALQSLGLNVLTIVDVTPIPHNGCRAPKRRRV; encoded by the coding sequence ATGAGCGAAGAAGAAAAGAAGCAGACCGCCCCGGCGGAAGAAGTAGCCCAACAGGCCGCCCCCAAGGCGGACGCTCCTGCCAAGGAAGCTCCCAAGTCGGAGACCCCGGCCAAGGAAGCCCCCGAGGGTGAAGCCGCCAAGGAAGGCGAAGAAGAGGCCAAGTCCTCTCAGCCGACCGCGCAGGACCTCCTCTCCGAAGGTCTCGGCGAGGTCAAGATCCGCAAGGCCAAGGGCAGCAAGAACATCCACACGGGTGTATGCCATATCCTGGCTACCTTCAACAACACCAAGGTGACCTTCTCGGACTCCGCCGGTAACGTTGTTTCCTGGTCCAGCTCCGGTAAGTGCAACTTCCGTGGCTCACGTAAGTCCACCGCCTACGCCGCTCAGGTTGTGACCCAGGACGCTGGCCGCGTGGCCATGTCCCACGGTCTGAAGGAAGTGGTCGTCAAGGTCAAGGGCCCCGGCATGGGTCGTGACTCGGCCATCCGCGCCCTCCAGTCTCTCGGGCTGAACGTCCTCACTATTGTTGACGTGACCCCGATCCCGCACAACGGCTGCCGCGCTCCCAAGCGTCGCCGCGTCTAA
- a CDS encoding DNA-directed RNA polymerase subunit alpha, whose product MSTVEEATVADQKPAPSNSLKRLGKFELPKRLVKDEATATDTYAAFTAEPFETGYGHTIGNSLRRVLLSSIEGAAISSIKIDGVDHEFQSIDGVIEDVTDVVLNLKKILLVCHRREGARLVIDVDKEGPVTAGDIKEDSNIKVLNPDHVICHLDKKRRFLAEIEVKVGRGFCTADENKRDEQIIGLIPIDSLFSPVRLVKYAVENTRVGQMTDYDRLILEVTTDGRISPDDALKEAAAILRHHLDVFDEVSQERVEFESESKQISEEQNRLRKLLNMSVNEIELSVRAANCLNNANITTVGELAMKTEQEMLKYRNFGKKSLNEIKAKLEQLGLSLGMKLDERLLEKTISE is encoded by the coding sequence ATGAGCACTGTCGAAGAAGCCACCGTCGCCGACCAGAAACCCGCTCCCTCCAACTCGCTCAAGCGCTTGGGCAAGTTCGAGCTCCCGAAGCGCCTGGTCAAGGATGAGGCCACCGCCACCGACACGTATGCCGCTTTTACCGCCGAGCCGTTTGAAACCGGCTACGGTCACACCATCGGCAACTCCCTGCGTCGCGTCCTGCTCAGCTCGATCGAAGGCGCCGCCATCAGCAGTATCAAGATTGATGGCGTTGACCACGAGTTCCAGAGCATTGACGGCGTCATCGAAGACGTCACCGACGTTGTCCTGAACCTGAAGAAGATCCTCCTGGTTTGCCACCGCCGCGAAGGCGCACGCCTTGTCATCGATGTTGACAAGGAAGGTCCTGTCACCGCTGGCGACATCAAGGAAGATTCCAACATCAAGGTTCTGAACCCCGACCACGTGATCTGCCACCTCGACAAGAAGCGTCGCTTCCTGGCCGAGATTGAGGTCAAAGTGGGCCGCGGTTTCTGCACTGCCGACGAGAACAAGCGCGATGAGCAAATCATCGGCCTGATCCCGATCGACTCCCTTTTCAGCCCGGTACGCCTGGTTAAGTACGCGGTGGAAAACACCCGTGTGGGCCAGATGACCGACTACGACCGGCTCATCCTTGAAGTGACGACCGACGGGCGCATCAGCCCCGACGACGCACTGAAGGAAGCCGCAGCTATTCTCCGTCACCACCTGGACGTCTTCGACGAAGTCAGCCAGGAACGCGTCGAGTTCGAAAGCGAAAGCAAGCAGATCAGCGAAGAGCAAAATCGCCTGCGCAAGCTTCTGAACATGAGCGTGAACGAGATCGAACTTTCCGTCCGCGCGGCTAACTGCCTGAACAACGCCAACATCACGACTGTCGGCGAACTGGCGATGAAGACCGAGCAGGAAATGCTCAAGTACCGCAACTTCGGTAAGAAGTCGCTCAACGAAATTAAGGCCAAGCTCGAGCAGCTCGGTCTGTCCTTGGGGATGAAGCTCGACGAGCGCCTCCTGGAAAAAACCATCAGCGAATAA
- the rpmC gene encoding 50S ribosomal protein L29: MKAAEIRELSTEEIKKKLRDTRNELVQLRVRKQAGQVEKSSELRELRRDIARLETTLRAKSGATA, encoded by the coding sequence ATGAAAGCCGCAGAAATACGCGAACTGAGCACCGAGGAGATCAAAAAGAAGCTCCGCGATACGCGCAACGAGCTTGTGCAGCTGCGCGTGCGCAAGCAGGCCGGCCAAGTCGAAAAGTCGAGCGAGCTGCGCGAATTGCGCCGCGATATCGCCCGTCTGGAAACCACCCTGCGTGCCAAGTCCGGCGCGACCGCCTAA
- the rplX gene encoding 50S ribosomal protein L24: MKYKIKRGDEVVVIAGAHKGQRGKVLEVMRGTERVVIEGVNMVKRHRKATKENDPDAGIVEREGSVHYSNVMKADRYDSRQSA, translated from the coding sequence ATGAAGTACAAGATCAAACGTGGAGACGAAGTCGTCGTCATCGCCGGCGCCCATAAGGGGCAGCGCGGTAAGGTTCTCGAAGTCATGCGCGGCACAGAGCGCGTCGTTATCGAGGGCGTAAACATGGTCAAGCGCCACCGCAAGGCGACCAAGGAAAACGATCCGGACGCAGGCATCGTCGAGCGCGAAGGCTCCGTCCATTACTCAAACGTCATGAAGGCTGACCGTTACGACAGCCGTCAGAGCGCCTAA
- the map gene encoding type I methionyl aminopeptidase produces the protein MLRRAGYQPPVKTAAEILAMREACTVAATVLDRLCEKVAPGVNTYDLDQEGRRLMEELGAESSCYNYVVGSKIFPAYTCLSVNDEVVHGIGSLKTVLAEGDNITVDVVVRFNGWIGDNARTVIVGEGSEDMQRLVRVTEESFYKGLEMARPGKRVGDISNAVQRYVEGHGFSVVREFVGHGVGTGMHEEPQIPNYGRRNTGDRLRPGMTLAIEPMVNAGKPAIRMSNNGWTALTKDGKPAAHYEHTVLITEGEPEILTIPKK, from the coding sequence ATGTTGCGCCGAGCCGGATATCAGCCTCCTGTCAAGACTGCTGCAGAAATCCTCGCCATGCGTGAGGCCTGCACGGTGGCGGCAACGGTGCTCGACCGGCTCTGTGAAAAAGTAGCTCCCGGCGTCAACACCTACGATCTCGACCAGGAAGGCCGCCGCCTGATGGAAGAGCTCGGTGCCGAGAGCTCCTGCTACAACTACGTAGTAGGGTCGAAAATTTTCCCTGCCTACACTTGCTTGTCAGTCAATGACGAGGTGGTGCATGGCATTGGATCGCTCAAAACCGTTCTGGCTGAGGGGGACAACATCACCGTTGATGTCGTCGTCCGTTTCAACGGCTGGATCGGAGACAACGCCCGCACGGTTATCGTGGGGGAGGGGAGCGAGGACATGCAGCGGCTCGTCCGCGTCACCGAAGAGTCCTTTTACAAGGGACTGGAAATGGCTCGGCCCGGTAAGCGGGTGGGGGACATTTCCAATGCCGTCCAGCGCTACGTCGAGGGGCACGGTTTCTCGGTGGTGCGCGAGTTTGTCGGTCACGGCGTCGGGACTGGCATGCACGAAGAGCCCCAGATACCGAACTATGGGCGCCGTAACACCGGCGACCGGCTGCGCCCCGGCATGACTCTGGCTATCGAGCCCATGGTCAACGCTGGCAAGCCCGCCATCCGCATGTCCAACAACGGCTGGACCGCCCTTACCAAGGACGGTAAACCGGCCGCTCATTACGAACATACCGTGCTCATTACCGAAGGTGAGCCAGAAATCTTAACAATTCCGAAAAAATAA
- the rpsE gene encoding 30S ribosomal protein S5: protein MSNQPSSSNPSQNRGRGGQGRGPGQGRGPGQGRGPGRGRGPRRERPTETPEEQQYVEKVVHINRCAKVVKGGRRFSFAALVVSGDGKGKVGVGYGKAKEVPEAIRKGTERARANQEDIRLNGRTIPHEVRGIHDGGEVILRPASEGTGVIAGGGIRAVLEAVGVQDVLSKSLGSNNPGAMVNATLDGLRQLRTAQQIAQIKQAGTKSEEAAPSLA, encoded by the coding sequence ATGAGTAATCAGCCCAGCAGCAGCAATCCTTCCCAAAATCGTGGCCGTGGCGGCCAGGGTCGTGGACCGGGCCAAGGTCGTGGACCGGGCCAGGGTCGCGGACCGGGTCGTGGTCGTGGTCCGCGTCGTGAGCGCCCCACCGAGACTCCCGAAGAGCAGCAGTACGTCGAGAAAGTCGTTCACATCAACCGTTGTGCCAAGGTCGTCAAGGGCGGACGCCGCTTCAGCTTTGCCGCGCTCGTCGTCTCCGGCGACGGCAAGGGCAAGGTCGGTGTCGGCTACGGTAAGGCCAAGGAAGTGCCCGAAGCTATCCGTAAGGGTACCGAGCGCGCTCGTGCCAACCAGGAAGACATTCGTCTGAATGGCCGTACGATCCCGCACGAAGTGCGTGGCATCCATGACGGTGGCGAGGTTATCCTGCGCCCCGCCTCCGAGGGTACCGGTGTTATCGCCGGTGGTGGCATCCGTGCCGTCCTCGAAGCTGTCGGTGTTCAGGACGTGCTCTCCAAGTCCCTCGGTTCGAACAACCCGGGTGCGATGGTGAATGCTACCCTGGACGGCCTGCGTCAGCTGCGTACCGCCCAACAAATCGCCCAGATCAAGCAGGCTGGTACCAAGAGCGAAGAAGCTGCTCCCAGCCTGGCCTAA
- the rplR gene encoding 50S ribosomal protein L18, whose protein sequence is MKLQKKRELTQKRRWRIRKKIQGTAERPRLVVRFSHQHIYAQCIDDEAGHTVASASSLDKDQRESSLKPNVDGATQLGKVLGEKAKAAGIETVVFDRAGRRYHGCVKAFADAAREVGLKF, encoded by the coding sequence ATGAAACTTCAGAAGAAACGCGAACTGACGCAAAAGCGCCGCTGGCGCATCCGCAAGAAAATCCAAGGCACCGCCGAACGGCCTCGTCTGGTCGTGCGTTTTTCGCACCAGCATATCTATGCTCAGTGCATCGACGACGAGGCTGGCCACACTGTTGCCTCCGCCTCGAGCCTGGACAAGGATCAGCGCGAGAGCAGCCTCAAGCCCAATGTCGACGGGGCAACCCAACTCGGCAAGGTGCTTGGCGAAAAGGCCAAAGCCGCTGGTATCGAAACCGTCGTTTTCGACCGTGCCGGACGCCGCTACCATGGTTGCGTAAAGGCCTTTGCCGACGCCGCCCGCGAAGTCGGTCTCAAATTCTAA
- the rplQ gene encoding 50S ribosomal protein L17, which translates to MRHNNHRHVLGVKKAHRSALMANLATALFTHGRIQTTLAKAKALRPFAEKMITLACKAAATEDAARKLHYRRQAIAQIRDVAAVKMLFDERVSEFTSRNGGYCRIYKLVPRIGDAADMAIIELIAADDEGYSKPKRKGAKKPAKAKKAETAAPAEEAAAEEAPAEEPKAEEAAAEPKAEAAEEKAEETEEKK; encoded by the coding sequence ATGCGCCACAACAATCACCGGCACGTCCTGGGCGTCAAGAAAGCCCACCGCAGCGCGCTCATGGCGAACTTGGCCACGGCCCTCTTCACACACGGCCGCATCCAGACCACCCTCGCCAAGGCTAAGGCCCTCCGTCCCTTCGCCGAGAAGATGATCACGCTCGCCTGCAAGGCAGCCGCCACCGAGGATGCCGCCCGCAAGCTGCATTACCGCCGCCAGGCCATCGCGCAGATTCGCGATGTCGCCGCGGTCAAGATGCTCTTCGACGAGCGCGTCAGCGAGTTCACGAGCCGTAACGGCGGTTACTGCCGCATTTACAAGCTCGTTCCCCGCATTGGTGATGCCGCCGATATGGCCATCATCGAGCTGATCGCTGCCGACGACGAAGGCTACTCCAAGCCGAAGCGTAAGGGCGCCAAGAAGCCCGCTAAGGCCAAGAAGGCTGAAACTGCTGCTCCGGCTGAAGAAGCCGCTGCCGAAGAGGCCCCCGCTGAGGAGCCCAAGGCTGAAGAAGCTGCTGCTGAGCCCAAGGCCGAAGCCGCCGAGGAGAAGGCCGAAGAAACCGAGGAGAAGAAGTAA
- the rpsD gene encoding 30S ribosomal protein S4, whose translation MARYTGPTTRINRRFGQAIFAPSKAFERKPHPPGIHGPRLRRKISDYSTGLNEKQKLRFMYGLTEKQFRRTFDKAKAQRGVTGEVFLQMLETRLDNVIYQLGLARSRQAARQFVGHGHIQVNGHKVDIPSYDVKPGDIIEVRDRTSSRQLATRNLEDSQYRTIPAWLALDHDALRATANRLPVAEEMEQGINLQIIVEFYSR comes from the coding sequence ATGGCTCGTTATACCGGACCTACCACTCGCATCAACCGCCGCTTTGGGCAGGCGATCTTCGCCCCCAGCAAGGCGTTCGAACGCAAGCCGCATCCTCCCGGCATCCACGGCCCGCGCCTGCGCCGCAAGATTTCTGACTACTCGACGGGTCTGAATGAGAAGCAGAAGCTTCGCTTCATGTACGGCCTGACCGAGAAGCAGTTCCGCCGCACCTTCGACAAGGCTAAGGCCCAGCGTGGTGTTACCGGCGAAGTTTTCCTGCAGATGCTCGAAACTCGCCTGGACAATGTGATCTACCAGCTCGGTCTGGCCCGTTCGCGCCAGGCTGCCCGTCAGTTCGTCGGCCACGGCCACATCCAGGTCAACGGCCACAAGGTGGACATCCCCAGCTACGATGTAAAGCCGGGTGACATCATCGAGGTGCGTGACCGCACCTCCTCCCGCCAGCTTGCCACGCGCAATCTGGAAGACAGCCAGTACCGCACGATTCCGGCCTGGCTCGCGCTTGACCACGACGCCCTGCGCGCCACGGCCAACCGCCTCCCCGTCGCTGAAGAGATGGAGCAGGGTATCAACCTGCAGATCATCGTTGAGTTCTACAGCCGCTAA
- the rpsM gene encoding 30S ribosomal protein S13 — MPRLLGVDIPANKKIEFSLQYIYGIGPQRARQLCDEAGIDPNVRAHELSEEDLNKVVNLITQKGFKVEGDLRREVTGNMKRLQAIRCYRGIRHQRGLPCRGQRTQTNARTRKGGRRTVGVVKKK, encoded by the coding sequence ATGCCGCGTTTACTAGGTGTAGATATCCCTGCCAACAAGAAGATCGAGTTCTCCCTCCAGTACATCTATGGGATCGGTCCTCAGCGTGCCCGTCAGCTGTGCGACGAGGCTGGCATTGACCCGAACGTTCGCGCCCACGAGCTGAGCGAAGAAGACCTCAACAAGGTCGTCAACCTCATCACTCAGAAGGGCTTCAAGGTCGAAGGTGACCTGCGCCGCGAAGTGACCGGCAATATGAAGCGCCTGCAGGCCATCCGCTGCTACCGTGGCATCCGCCACCAGCGCGGTCTTCCCTGCCGTGGTCAGCGCACTCAAACCAATGCCCGTACCCGCAAGGGTGGCCGCCGCACTGTTGGTGTGGTTAAGAAGAAGTAA
- the rplN gene encoding 50S ribosomal protein L14, whose protein sequence is MIQQETRLEVADNTGAKEAMMIRRLGQSKKTASVGDTIVVTIKDSSPEATVKKGTVAKAVVVRTKAPIRRADGSYLRFDTNAVVIIDANGNPRGTRIFGPVARELRSKRFMKIISLAPEVL, encoded by the coding sequence ATGATTCAGCAAGAAACCAGACTGGAAGTCGCCGATAACACCGGGGCCAAAGAGGCCATGATGATCCGGCGGCTCGGCCAGAGCAAGAAGACCGCTTCGGTGGGCGACACGATCGTCGTCACGATCAAGGACAGCAGCCCCGAGGCTACGGTCAAAAAAGGCACGGTCGCCAAGGCCGTCGTCGTGCGCACAAAAGCGCCGATCCGCCGTGCGGATGGCAGCTACCTGCGCTTTGACACCAACGCGGTGGTCATCATCGATGCCAACGGTAACCCGCGGGGTACCCGTATCTTTGGACCGGTGGCTCGTGAACTGCGCTCCAAGCGCTTCATGAAGATCATCTCCCTGGCCCCCGAAGTCCTCTAA
- the rplE gene encoding 50S ribosomal protein L5: protein MQSNAYVPTLKKTYLETVAPELRKSLGYANVHQVPKLEKVVINSGLNASRDKNWVAEVQKEITSIAGQQAVVTKARQSVSNFKLREGMNNGVAVTLRGTRMYDFLYRFINVALPNIRDFRGVSQKLDGHGNYSIGISDSTIFPEISHDTSGRESIGMDITIVTSAQTDKEGRELLKQLGMPFRKPSSQAAANTAN from the coding sequence ATGCAGAGCAACGCATACGTCCCGACCCTTAAGAAGACCTATCTCGAAACGGTCGCCCCGGAACTTCGCAAGAGCCTCGGCTACGCGAATGTACACCAGGTCCCGAAGCTCGAGAAGGTGGTCATCAATTCCGGCCTGAACGCCTCCCGCGATAAGAACTGGGTGGCAGAAGTGCAGAAGGAAATCACCTCCATCGCCGGCCAGCAGGCTGTCGTCACCAAGGCGCGCCAGAGCGTGTCCAACTTTAAGCTGCGCGAAGGTATGAACAACGGCGTGGCAGTGACGCTCCGTGGCACGCGGATGTACGACTTCCTGTACCGCTTCATCAATGTAGCGCTGCCGAACATCCGCGACTTCCGTGGTGTTTCGCAGAAGCTCGATGGTCACGGTAACTACTCCATCGGTATCTCCGATTCGACCATCTTCCCTGAAATCAGCCACGACACCTCCGGGCGTGAATCCATCGGTATGGACATCACGATCGTGACTTCCGCCCAGACCGACAAGGAAGGCCGCGAGTTGCTCAAGCAGCTTGGCATGCCCTTCCGCAAACCCTCCTCGCAAGCCGCGGCCAACACCGCCAACTAA